CTGGAGGCGGGCGGGACGGCGCTCCGCTACGCCGCCGCGCAGGCACAGGGCGTCATCCTCGAACTCGCGGCGACACGGCTCGGCGCGAACGCCGGCGACCTCACGGTCGAAGACGGGACGATCAACGCGCCGAACGGGGCGTCTATTACGTACTGGGACCTCCTCGGCGGCCGCTATCTGAAGCGCCAGGCGCAACCCGGCGTTCAGCCGGAACCGCCGAACGAGTACGACACCGTCGGTGAATCGGTCGAGCGCATCGACATCCCCGACAAGGTCACCGGCGGAAAGGCGTACGTCCAGGACATGGAGCGCCCCGGGATGGTACACGGTCGGGTCGTCCACCCGCCGTCCTACGGCGCGTCCCTGAATTCGATCGATACGGAGTCGGTGGCGTCGATGCCGGGCGTCGTCGAAGTCGTGCGGGACGGCCGGTTCCTCGGCGTCGTCGCCGAGAAGGAACACCAGGCGATCAACGCGATGGAAGCCCTCGACGAGGCGGCGGAGTGGTCGCTGCCCGCGAACTTCCCGGACCAGGACGACCTCTACGACTACCTAGAGCGCGGGGACGCCGACGTCTCGACGGTCGACAAACAGGGGCAGGGCGCGGCCGCTATCGAGGGTGCGGCGGAGACCTACGAGGCGACGTACAAGCGGCCGTACACGATGCACGGCTCCATCGGGCCGTCCTGTGCAGTCGCGGAGATCGACGGGCAGGGCCAACTCACCGTCTGGACGCACAGCCAGGGCGTCTTCCCGCTGCGCGAGTCGCTCTCGAACCTCATGAACAAGCCGACTGAGGAGATCCGCTGCGTACACCGCGAGGGCGCGGGCTGTTACGGGCACAACGGCGCGGACGACGTCGCCGGCGAGGCCGCGCTCCTCTCCGACGCGGCCGACGGTCGCCCCGTCCGCCTGCAGTGGATGCGTGAGGACGCACACAAGTGGGAGCCCTTCGGCTCCGCGATGCTGTTGAAGAAGCGCGCGGGCCTCGACGCGAACGGGAACATCGTCGGCTGGTCCCACGATGTCCACAGCTACACGCACGCGACGCGGCCGCCGCTCGAACCACTCCTCCCGGCGTGGTTCCTCGACTCGCAGAACGAGGAACATTCACCGACGCTGAACATCGGCGGCTACCGCGACGCCGTCTCCGACTACTCGTTCGAGCACAGCGAGGTCACGAACCACTTCTTGGAGAACTCGCCACTCCGGGTGTCTGCCCTCCGGAGCCTCGGGTCGTTCGGGAATACGTTCGCGAACGAGTCCTTCATGTCCCAGCTCGCCCACGAGGCGGGCCGGGATCCGGTGGACTTCCGCCTCGACTACATCGAGGACGCCCGGACGGCAGCCGTCCTGCAGCGTGCCGCGAACATGGCGGGTTGGGGCGACGACGACCTCGGTGAGAACCGAGGGCGCGGCGTCGCCGTGAACCGTTACGAGAACGCGAAGGCGTACACGGCGCTCGTTGTCGACGTCACCGTCGCGGACGACGGGACGGTCAGCGTCGACCGGGCGTACGCCGCGGACGACTCTGGGCAGATCGTCAACCCGGACGGCCTGAAGAACCAGATTCAGGGGGGCGTCGTTCAGGCAACGAGCTGGACGCTCAAGGAGGACGTCGATTTCACGAACACCGAAGTCGACGAACAGGACTGGCAGTCCTACCCCATCCTGACCTTCACCGAGATGCCGGAGGTCGACGTGGAACTCATCGATCGCCCCGGGAAACCTTACCTCGGGTCGGGGGAGACCTCGCAGGGTGTGACGCCGGCAGCAATCGCGAACGCTGTCTACGACGCGACGGGGATCCGCTTCCACGAACTCCCGCTCACGCCGGAGCGCGTGAAGGCCGGCCTCAGCGGCGAGTAACGCCCCCCTCGCGTAATCGTCCGCGTCGCCGCCGTCTCCCAGCGGACCGAAGCCGCCGGGCAGTTCATCGTCTACGACCGCGAACGCGGCATCGGCATCCCCGAAGAGTAGGCCGTACCTTCTTCACTGTGGCCCGCCGTCTCGGCGTATGGAGAAGACAGCCGTCGACGACGCGGCGGACGCGAGCGTGACCGACGCGAACCGCTACTCGCTCACCGAGGCGCTCGGGACGGAGGACGTCTCCCTCGCGTTCTACTCGCTCGACCCCGGCGAGGGCTTTTCGGGCGGGATGCACGCGCACCTCGACCAGGAGGAAGTCTTCTACGTGCAGTCGGGGACCGCGGTGTTCGAGCGCCTGGACGGCGACGACGTCTCGGTCGGCGCGGGCGAGATTGTCCGATTTGCGCCCGGCGAGTACCAGCACGGGTTCGTCCCCGAAGACGCCGACGAGGGCGTGGAGGCGCTGGCGCTCGGCGCGCCCAACCCCTCCACCGAGGTTCGCGTGCCGTCGTCGTGCGGGGAGTGCGGGCACGACGCGCTCGCCGTTCGCTTCGGCGACGACGGGATGTCCCTGGAGTGTCCGGAGTGCGGGTCGTCCGGGTCGTCGTAGTCGGTTCCTCGACGTGTGTCAGACCGGAGCACTCCGGGTGCGCTCCGGAAACGTTTTGGTGGCATCTTCCGGAAAATCAGTATGCCGACGGACACCGGATACGACCCATCACTGGGGGAGAAGTTCGTTTTCGTCACCGGGGGCGTCATGTCGGGCCTCGGGAAGGGTATCACGGCCGCGAGCCTCGGCCGACTCCTCTCGAACGCGGGGTTCGACGTCACCGCCGTGAAAGTCGACCCGTACCTGAACGTCGACGCCGGGACGATGAACCCGTACCAGCACGGCGAGGTCTACGTCCTCAAGGACGGCGGCGAAGTCGACCTCGACCTCGGGAACTACGAGCGGTTCCTCGACATCGACATGACCTCCGACCACAACGTCACGACCGGAAAGGTCTACCAGGAGGTCATCGAGCGCGAGCGCGCCGGCGACTACCTCGGGAAGACAGTACAAATCATCCCGCACATCACGGACGACATCAAGCGCCGCGTTCGCGAGGCGGCGGAAGGAAACGACGTCTGCATCGTCGAGATCGGCGGGACGGTCGGGGACATCGAGTCCGCCCCGTATCTCGAAGCGCTCCGGCAGTTCAGCCACGAGGAGGACGAAGAGGACCTCCTCTTCCTCCACGTGACGCTCGTACCGAACTCGAAGAACGGCGAGCAGAAGACGAAGCCGACCCAACACTCCGTCAAGGAACTCCGGAGTATCGGCCTCCAGCCGGACGTCCTCGTCGGGCGGAACCCGGAGAAGCTCGAACCGGACACGAAAGAGAAAATCGCGCTCTTCTGCGACGTCCCGAACGAAGCCGTCTTCTCGAATCCGGACGTCGACGACATCTACCACGTCCCGCTCATGCTCGACGAGGAAGGCCTCGACGAGTACGTGATGGGCGAACTCGCCATCGACGACCGCGCGCTCCCCGCGGGCGAACGCGACTCCGCGTGGCGCGACCTCGTCACCCAGGAGACGGAGGGCGAAGTCGACATCGCGCTCGTCGGGAAATACGCCTTAGAGGACGCCTACATCAGCATCCACGAGGCGCTGAAGCACGCGGGCCTCCACGAGCAGGTGGACGTGAACGTCCACTGGGTCGACTCAGAGGAGATGGACGACGAGCACACCGACCGCCTCGAACAGGCGGACGGCGTCGTCGTCGCCGGCGGGTTCGGTTCCCGCGGCACGAAAGGGAAAATCGAAGCAGTCCGGCACGCCCGCGAGCGGGAGAAACCCTTCCTCGGGCTCTGCCTCGGCTTCCAGCTCGCCGTCGTCGAATACGCGCGGAACGTCCTCGGCTGGGAGGACGCGCACTCCGCGGAGATCGACGAGGACACGCCCTACCCCGTCATCGACCTCCTCCCCGAGCAGTACGACCTGGAGGACCTCGGCGGGACGATGCGCCTCGGCGCGCACGAGACGCAGATCGAACCGGGGACGCTCGCCCACGACGTCTACGGCGCGGACTCCTGCACCGAACGCCACCGCCACCGCTACGAGGTGAACCCCGAGTACTTCGACGACCTCCAAGCCGACGGTCTCACCTTCTCCGGGAAGGCTGGGAACCGCATGGAAATCCTCGAATACGACGACCACCCGTTCTTCTTCGGGACGCAGTTCCACCCCGAATACCGGAGTCGCCCCGGCCGCGCGAGCCCGCCGTTCGTCGGCCTCGTCGAAGCCGCGCTTGAGCAGGCCGCGGACCGCGAGGAGGTGGAGGCCTGATGGTCGACGTCGAATCCTTCGTCGCCGACGCCACCGAGGAGATTCGCGCGGAACTCGGCGACTCCAAAGCCATCATCGCGCTCTCCGGCGGCGTCGACTCCTCCACTGCCGCCGCGCTCGCCTACGAAGCCGTCGGCACCCAGCTCTACCCCGTCTACGTCGACACCGGCCTCATGCGGAAGGGCGAAACCGAGGAGATCGAGGAGGTCTTCGGCTACATGGAGAACCTCCGCGTCGTCGACGCCGAGGAGCGCTTCCTCGACCGCCTCGCCGGCGTCACCGACCCCGAGGAGAAACGCAAGGTCATCGGCGAGGGCTTCATCCGCGAGTTCGAACGCGTCGCCAACGAGGTCGACGCCGACTACCTCGTTCAGGGCACCATCTACCCCGACCGCATCGAGAGCGAAGGCAACATCAAATCCCACCACAACGTCGGCGGCCTCCCCGAAGCCGTCGACTTCGAGGGCATCGTCGAGCCGCTCCGCGACCTCTACAAGGACGAGGTCCGCGACGTCGCTCGCCACCTCGACTTAGAGGAGATTATCGCCGAGCGCATGCCCTTCCCCGGCCCCGGCCTCGCCGTCCGCATCGTCGGCGAAGTCACCAAAGAAAAGGTCGAGGTCGCCCGCGAAGCCACCGCCATCGTCGAAGAGGAACTCGAAGCGTACGAGCCCTGGCAGGCGTTCGCCGCCGTCCTCGGCCGCGCGACCGGCGTCAAGGGCGACAACCGCGTGCACGGCCACGTCGTCGCCGTCCGCTCCGTCGAATCCCGCGACGGCATGACCGCCCGCGCCCAAGAACTCGACTGGGAGACCCTCCAGCGCCTCCAATCCCGCATCGCCGGCACCATCGACAACGTCTCCCGCGTCGTCTACGACGTCACGCACAAGCCGCCGGCGACCATCGAATACGAATAACTCCACCTTTTTCCTCCTCGGGTCGGCGAAGCCGACCCGAGGAGGAAAAATCTGGACCAAAAACTGCCGCGAACTCGCTCCGCTCGTTCGCGGGTGCGCCCGCCCGAGAGCGACTGCCCCGCGACCGCTCCGCAACCGCCCTGTGAACCGATTCAGCTCCCTCACCGCTCTGCTTACCGCTATCGCCACCGTTCACCTCGGCGACGTCCGTCGTCTTGTGTGGCCGTTGACTGCCGGTCAGCCGACGCGTTTGCTGGTGGTGCCGGCGACGGTCTGGACGCGGACGACGGCGGTGCCGCTCCCCGTCCGGTCGTGCGTCCACGTCCACTCGCGGCGCTCGCCGGGCGGGACGTCGATTTCGAAGGCTTCGGAGGCGGCGACGGCGACGTTCACGCAGCCGCGATAGGTCTCTGTTCGACTGCCGCGGTTCCAGACGGCGGCTTTGACGGTGAGTTCGCCGCCGCCCTCGTCGGTGACGGTGAGGACGTCGCGGAAGTCGGGCGCGGGCGCGGTGAGATCGGCGAGGACGCCGTCGGGGAGCGACCAGGCTCGGTCGGTGTCGGCGAGGCGGAGTTCGCCGCGGTCGGCCTCGACTCGCTCGGGGAGCGCGAAGCCGACCCAGCCCGTATCCGACGACCCGTCGTAGGCGGGGCCGAGGCCGCGGATTCGTGGGCGGCCGCCGGTCGGACTCATCGTTCCGAGCCGTGTCTCACCCTGTGCGACGACGTCGCCGTCGAGGGCGAGTTCGAAGGCGTCGACGTCCGGCTCTCCCGTCGCGGTGAGCGTGGCGAAGACGTACTGTTCGTCCGCGCCGGCGACGTCGAGCGTGTCCAGCAGCGGGTAGACGATGGATTCGCGCGCGATGATCGCGGACGCGTCGACGGCCGGCGCGTCGGCGGTGGACCGCGTCGCTCGCGTCGGCGTCGCGTTCTCGGGCGTGGTCGTCGCCGATTCGGGCTCGGTCTCGTCGGTCGAACAGCCGGGGACGGCGGCGGCGAGGCCGAGCGCGCCGGCGCGGAGGAGGGCGCGGCGATGCACGTTCTAGGCGATCGTCGTCCCCGGAATAAGTTTTCTCCACGCGGTCTCGCAGTCGAGGTGACCGTCGAGTACGAGTTCTCGGCACGCGTCGCGGCGGCCGTAATCCACTGGAAGCCGGAGGGATGTCCTCTAGGTATGTCCGGGACTGAGACCGACGCGGCGGTCGACGCCCCGACCGACCACGTGCTGTCGCAGGAGGCGGTGCTCGCCGCGCAACTCGACCTCGGGTTGGACGAACTGCGACGCCCCCTCGACGGGCT
This sequence is a window from Halocalculus aciditolerans. Protein-coding genes within it:
- a CDS encoding xanthine dehydrogenase family protein molybdopterin-binding subunit, with translation MTVPDLDVERRDLLKGAGGALVMGFSLGGAAESAAAAEGEAVPADLQSNPQLDSWLSINADGTVTVFSGKVPLGQGNATAFSQIAAEELDVDFSRTDLVAGDTERTPNEGYTAGSSSLEAGGTALRYAAAQAQGVILELAATRLGANAGDLTVEDGTINAPNGASITYWDLLGGRYLKRQAQPGVQPEPPNEYDTVGESVERIDIPDKVTGGKAYVQDMERPGMVHGRVVHPPSYGASLNSIDTESVASMPGVVEVVRDGRFLGVVAEKEHQAINAMEALDEAAEWSLPANFPDQDDLYDYLERGDADVSTVDKQGQGAAAIEGAAETYEATYKRPYTMHGSIGPSCAVAEIDGQGQLTVWTHSQGVFPLRESLSNLMNKPTEEIRCVHREGAGCYGHNGADDVAGEAALLSDAADGRPVRLQWMREDAHKWEPFGSAMLLKKRAGLDANGNIVGWSHDVHSYTHATRPPLEPLLPAWFLDSQNEEHSPTLNIGGYRDAVSDYSFEHSEVTNHFLENSPLRVSALRSLGSFGNTFANESFMSQLAHEAGRDPVDFRLDYIEDARTAAVLQRAANMAGWGDDDLGENRGRGVAVNRYENAKAYTALVVDVTVADDGTVSVDRAYAADDSGQIVNPDGLKNQIQGGVVQATSWTLKEDVDFTNTEVDEQDWQSYPILTFTEMPEVDVELIDRPGKPYLGSGETSQGVTPAAIANAVYDATGIRFHELPLTPERVKAGLSGE
- a CDS encoding cupin domain-containing protein; the encoded protein is MEKTAVDDAADASVTDANRYSLTEALGTEDVSLAFYSLDPGEGFSGGMHAHLDQEEVFYVQSGTAVFERLDGDDVSVGAGEIVRFAPGEYQHGFVPEDADEGVEALALGAPNPSTEVRVPSSCGECGHDALAVRFGDDGMSLECPECGSSGSS
- a CDS encoding CTP synthase, whose product is MPTDTGYDPSLGEKFVFVTGGVMSGLGKGITAASLGRLLSNAGFDVTAVKVDPYLNVDAGTMNPYQHGEVYVLKDGGEVDLDLGNYERFLDIDMTSDHNVTTGKVYQEVIERERAGDYLGKTVQIIPHITDDIKRRVREAAEGNDVCIVEIGGTVGDIESAPYLEALRQFSHEEDEEDLLFLHVTLVPNSKNGEQKTKPTQHSVKELRSIGLQPDVLVGRNPEKLEPDTKEKIALFCDVPNEAVFSNPDVDDIYHVPLMLDEEGLDEYVMGELAIDDRALPAGERDSAWRDLVTQETEGEVDIALVGKYALEDAYISIHEALKHAGLHEQVDVNVHWVDSEEMDDEHTDRLEQADGVVVAGGFGSRGTKGKIEAVRHAREREKPFLGLCLGFQLAVVEYARNVLGWEDAHSAEIDEDTPYPVIDLLPEQYDLEDLGGTMRLGAHETQIEPGTLAHDVYGADSCTERHRHRYEVNPEYFDDLQADGLTFSGKAGNRMEILEYDDHPFFFGTQFHPEYRSRPGRASPPFVGLVEAALEQAADREEVEA
- the guaA gene encoding glutamine-hydrolyzing GMP synthase; this translates as MVDVESFVADATEEIRAELGDSKAIIALSGGVDSSTAAALAYEAVGTQLYPVYVDTGLMRKGETEEIEEVFGYMENLRVVDAEERFLDRLAGVTDPEEKRKVIGEGFIREFERVANEVDADYLVQGTIYPDRIESEGNIKSHHNVGGLPEAVDFEGIVEPLRDLYKDEVRDVARHLDLEEIIAERMPFPGPGLAVRIVGEVTKEKVEVAREATAIVEEELEAYEPWQAFAAVLGRATGVKGDNRVHGHVVAVRSVESRDGMTARAQELDWETLQRLQSRIAGTIDNVSRVVYDVTHKPPATIEYE